One genomic segment of Corynebacterium durum includes these proteins:
- a CDS encoding N-acetylmannosamine-6-phosphate 2-epimerase has protein sequence MDLATFRQHVTGTLIVSAQAPDGHPLRDTHTIAHLAAAAVAGGATAIRCGGYGGLEDIRAVAEKVNVPVIGLTKEGATGVYITPTVASARAVAHAGADVVAVDATQRPRQDGSTFAEQVAAVHEEGKLIMADIATLDEAIAAHSDGADIISTTLAGYTEHRAKTHGPDLELVKDIRQALGSDVFLTAEGRYHTPEWAAEALTLGADAVIIGTAITDVSFVTAQFVTAVTAAATTEDKQ, from the coding sequence ATGGATCTTGCAACATTTCGACAGCATGTCACCGGCACGTTGATCGTCTCTGCGCAAGCACCTGACGGTCACCCACTGCGTGACACCCACACCATCGCTCACCTTGCAGCCGCAGCCGTCGCCGGTGGCGCAACAGCAATCCGTTGCGGTGGGTACGGCGGTCTAGAAGACATTCGCGCTGTTGCTGAAAAAGTCAACGTACCCGTGATTGGTCTGACTAAAGAAGGCGCCACCGGGGTCTATATCACCCCCACCGTTGCCTCTGCGAGGGCCGTTGCCCACGCGGGTGCAGACGTTGTGGCTGTTGATGCAACACAACGCCCCCGCCAAGACGGCTCCACCTTTGCCGAGCAAGTCGCCGCCGTCCATGAAGAAGGCAAACTCATCATGGCCGATATCGCCACTCTCGACGAAGCCATCGCAGCACACAGTGACGGTGCCGACATCATCTCCACCACGCTCGCTGGATACACCGAACATCGCGCGAAAACCCACGGCCCCGACTTGGAACTCGTGAAAGACATCCGCCAAGCACTCGGTTCCGACGTTTTCCTCACCGCAGAAGGGCGCTACCATACCCCCGAATGGGCGGCTGAAGCCCTCACTCTTGGCGCCGACGCTGTGATAATTGGCACAGCCATCACCGACGTCTCCTTTGTCACCGCGCAATTCGTCACCGCAGTCACTGCCGCAGCCACGACCGAGGACAAGCAGTGA
- a CDS encoding ROK family protein: MTSAMNKTCTIAIDIGGTKIATGFVDPTAPTTVHGRATRPTRAADGPRVVVREIIDAATSIIANANADGYVPTCVGVGAPGVVDTRTGCISYAGPTMPGWAGTDIASTLRAALDLPVSVHNDVRVMGLGEAVHGAAAGNTGDVLFVSIGTGIGGALVTGGQLPQSPHDIRGEIAYLLAPVPAGNGCDTIENIGSGPSLTRSYNTAVSGTPAKDLREVMRRYHEGEDLARRVITDSLRCVGEGLAAFINAIDVSAVVIGGGVGTLGEPILEPLRQGLRNGLLAPLCNIPIVQAALGTNAPLVGAAHMAHTDILASTHLMKEQ; the protein is encoded by the coding sequence ATGACCAGTGCCATGAATAAGACCTGCACCATTGCCATAGACATTGGCGGCACAAAAATCGCTACCGGTTTTGTTGATCCCACTGCACCCACCACAGTGCATGGGCGCGCCACCCGTCCGACCCGCGCCGCAGATGGCCCCAGGGTTGTTGTCCGCGAGATTATCGACGCCGCGACCAGCATCATCGCCAATGCCAATGCCGACGGATATGTGCCAACATGTGTGGGAGTCGGTGCCCCCGGGGTCGTTGATACGCGAACCGGATGCATCAGCTACGCCGGACCCACCATGCCGGGCTGGGCTGGTACTGACATTGCATCCACGTTGAGGGCCGCCCTTGACCTGCCTGTGTCCGTGCACAATGATGTGCGCGTCATGGGTCTTGGTGAAGCCGTACATGGAGCCGCTGCAGGTAACACAGGTGACGTGTTGTTCGTGTCCATCGGTACCGGAATCGGTGGGGCGCTGGTTACTGGCGGGCAGCTTCCCCAATCCCCGCACGACATACGTGGCGAAATCGCGTACCTGCTTGCACCCGTTCCTGCAGGTAACGGCTGCGACACCATTGAGAACATTGGCTCAGGACCGTCCCTGACCCGCTCCTATAACACCGCAGTCAGTGGCACCCCAGCGAAAGACCTTCGTGAGGTGATGCGCCGATACCATGAGGGTGAAGACCTGGCACGACGCGTCATTACCGATTCCCTGCGGTGCGTTGGCGAAGGACTCGCCGCGTTTATCAATGCCATTGATGTGAGCGCGGTGGTGATCGGCGGTGGCGTCGGTACGCTTGGCGAACCGATCCTCGAACCGCTCCGTCAGGGACTCCGCAATGGGTTGTTAGCGCCACTGTGCAACATCCCTATTGTGCAAGCAGCGCTGGGCACCAATGCGCCTCTTGTCGGCGCCGCTCACATGGCACACACAGACATACTGGCATCTACCCACTTGATGAAAGAACAGTAA
- a CDS encoding dihydrodipicolinate synthase family protein: protein MSVSAYTGVIPPVVTPFNEDFSIDRESLATQVRRMIDAGVDGLFALGSSAEVAFLTHENRRAVIETIVKAADGKVPVLVGVIDTTTLRVAEHVADAVELGASGLVATAPFYVRTHPNEILNHFRLIHEMAPELPLYLYQIPVSVHVTVSDDLILQLAEEGVIAGLKDSSGLDGATRALIEKRNARNLTNFKVLTGSETTVDLNYFFGADGVVPGLGNVDPAGYVRLAAACTAGDWDAARAEQQRLNKLFQIVFVGDGARMGGSSAGLGGFKAALQHLGVFTSGRMAPPHVALNDEELAIIHSIVDQADLN from the coding sequence ATGTCCGTTTCCGCTTATACCGGTGTCATCCCGCCGGTTGTCACGCCTTTCAACGAGGATTTCAGTATTGATCGCGAGTCCCTGGCCACACAGGTTCGCCGCATGATTGACGCCGGAGTCGACGGGCTATTCGCTCTCGGTTCTTCTGCTGAGGTGGCGTTTTTGACCCACGAGAACCGTCGCGCAGTGATCGAGACCATCGTCAAGGCTGCCGACGGTAAAGTTCCAGTCCTTGTGGGCGTGATTGACACCACCACATTGCGTGTCGCCGAACACGTGGCAGACGCGGTGGAACTGGGAGCATCCGGCCTGGTGGCCACCGCGCCGTTCTATGTGCGCACCCACCCAAACGAGATTCTCAACCACTTCCGCCTGATCCACGAGATGGCGCCTGAGCTGCCGCTCTACCTGTACCAAATCCCCGTGTCAGTGCATGTCACCGTCTCTGATGACCTGATTCTGCAGCTCGCAGAAGAAGGTGTCATTGCTGGTTTGAAGGATTCCTCCGGCCTTGATGGGGCAACCCGTGCGCTGATCGAAAAGCGTAATGCCCGAAACCTCACCAACTTCAAAGTCCTCACCGGCTCCGAAACAACCGTGGACCTCAACTACTTCTTCGGCGCCGATGGTGTTGTTCCTGGCTTGGGCAATGTTGACCCTGCAGGGTATGTCCGCCTAGCTGCAGCATGCACAGCAGGAGACTGGGATGCTGCCCGCGCTGAGCAGCAAAGATTGAACAAACTTTTCCAGATTGTGTTCGTCGGCGACGGTGCCCGCATGGGTGGATCCTCAGCCGGACTGGGCGGGTTCAAAGCAGCCCTACAGCACCTTGGAGTGTTTACGTCAGGGCGAATGGCACCCCCGCACGTGGCGCTGAACGATGAGGAACTGGCTATCATCCACAGCATTGTTGATCAGGCCGACCTGAACTAA
- a CDS encoding FadR/GntR family transcriptional regulator, whose protein sequence is MVPRNRNAAQSAVEGIEDYIRRHNLHVGDLLPSEMELCDELGCSRSSLREAMRTLVSLDIVEVRQGQGTFVSKMSLAPLIRGMVLRVTLDVDQSFEHLLQVVDTRQALEVSLADELAQVHDEDSIHELHELVNAMYRRVEQGESFAEEDRRFHATLLRQTRNQLIRELSDALWQVNSEVVPLLDLSMAEDTKRTLESHWAMVEALRKKSSQAFKDAVRQHYAPLRHAVSLQRQHRSLGT, encoded by the coding sequence GTGGTACCTAGAAATCGAAATGCTGCACAGTCTGCAGTTGAAGGGATTGAAGACTACATTCGCCGCCATAACCTGCACGTTGGTGACCTTTTGCCGTCGGAAATGGAACTCTGCGACGAGCTTGGATGCTCCCGCTCGTCCCTCCGGGAAGCCATGCGAACATTGGTCTCACTGGACATTGTGGAGGTGCGTCAAGGGCAGGGAACTTTTGTCTCGAAGATGTCATTGGCTCCCCTCATTCGGGGGATGGTTCTCCGAGTCACGTTAGATGTCGATCAGTCCTTTGAACACCTACTGCAAGTGGTTGATACTCGCCAAGCATTGGAGGTGTCCCTCGCGGATGAGCTCGCGCAAGTCCACGATGAAGACTCCATCCATGAACTCCATGAACTCGTCAACGCCATGTATCGGCGGGTCGAGCAGGGAGAGTCCTTTGCTGAGGAGGATCGGCGATTTCACGCCACCTTGCTGCGCCAAACACGAAACCAGCTGATCCGAGAGCTGTCTGACGCCCTTTGGCAGGTCAACTCCGAGGTTGTCCCGCTGCTCGATCTCTCTATGGCGGAAGACACGAAACGCACTCTCGAATCGCACTGGGCGATGGTGGAAGCGCTTCGAAAGAAGAGCTCCCAGGCGTTCAAGGATGCGGTGCGTCAGCACTACGCCCCGTTGCGCCATGCGGTGTCGCTCCAACGCCAACACAGGTCATTGGGTACCTAG